A DNA window from Halorubrum sp. DM2 contains the following coding sequences:
- a CDS encoding FAD-dependent oxidoreductase, which translates to MTDVGIVGAGAGAAAAAFVIDRTVPDADVTVVEKSGGLCGRAATRRHDDLTYDYGANYLKSDDDRVVELITETLDDEGLVDATEPVYTFDVDGTVSPGRDADEHKWSYRRGLTQIAKRLFGRTDATVHRRTRVETVRRVDGANPTDDGRWELDDADGETHGPFDVLLMNPPAPQTAELLRTAEWDDPLRETLVEAVGAVEYGSVWTAVLHYPFALDVPYYALVNTDKEHAVGWVSREECKAGHVPDGETLLVVQAGGAWSATHYDDDPAENVAALAAHTADILGDERLADPAWTDHQGWRYALPEDGVDRGPVDSARDAGLYLLGDWVAGEGRLHAALANGLDVGERVAYGI; encoded by the coding sequence GTGACTGACGTAGGCATCGTCGGCGCGGGTGCCGGGGCGGCCGCGGCGGCGTTCGTCATCGATCGGACCGTGCCCGACGCGGACGTGACCGTCGTCGAGAAGTCCGGGGGGCTGTGCGGGCGCGCGGCGACCCGCCGCCACGACGACCTCACGTACGACTACGGGGCGAACTACCTGAAGAGCGACGACGACCGCGTCGTCGAACTGATCACGGAGACGCTCGACGACGAGGGGCTCGTCGACGCGACCGAGCCGGTGTACACCTTCGACGTCGACGGGACGGTGTCGCCCGGCCGCGACGCCGACGAGCACAAGTGGAGCTACCGGCGGGGGCTCACGCAGATCGCCAAGCGGCTGTTCGGCCGCACCGACGCGACGGTCCACCGACGGACCCGCGTCGAGACGGTCCGCCGAGTCGACGGCGCGAACCCGACCGACGACGGACGCTGGGAACTCGACGACGCCGACGGGGAGACGCACGGGCCGTTCGACGTCCTCCTCATGAATCCGCCGGCCCCGCAGACCGCCGAGCTGCTCCGGACGGCCGAGTGGGACGACCCGCTCCGAGAGACGCTCGTCGAGGCGGTCGGCGCGGTCGAGTACGGCAGCGTCTGGACCGCGGTGTTACACTACCCGTTCGCGCTCGATGTCCCCTACTACGCGCTCGTCAACACCGACAAGGAACACGCGGTCGGGTGGGTCTCCCGCGAGGAATGTAAGGCCGGTCACGTCCCCGACGGGGAGACGCTGCTCGTCGTCCAGGCCGGCGGCGCGTGGTCGGCGACGCACTACGACGACGACCCGGCCGAGAACGTCGCCGCGCTGGCGGCGCACACCGCCGACATCCTCGGCGATGAGCGACTCGCCGACCCCGCGTGGACCGATCATCAGGGGTGGCGCTACGCGCTCCCCGAGGACGGCGTCGACCGCGGTCCGGTCGACTCGGCGCGGGACGCGGGGCTGTACCTCCTCGGCGACTGGGTCGCGGGCGAGGGCCGCCTCCACGCCGCACTCGCGAACGGACTCGACGTCGGCGAACGCGTCGCGTACGGGATCTGA